A genomic stretch from bacterium includes:
- a CDS encoding ABC transporter ATP-binding protein — MPSIDDLPRALPSMWRALKRGYEAEPALLVTAFGLSLVAALPDALLALWLKLLADGVLGEDGRLIGLAAGGLGFSAAATWFLRVISDRTQRRFRDQVTIALETHVAHLQASVATLEHHERPNLLDRLAVLRDQVFVLDHMYASLFSTAGWILRLGVTIALMVQIHPALALLALFALPTVFTSAWRPGVERIAEEQGASYNRLARHLFDTLTTAPPGKEVRVIGVGESLARRRREAWEDWYGPVSQARWGSALWHSLAWMVFGAAFVGSVVFVSSGLGETPGNVLLVLAAGSRLSAYIGATVGEIGFLRGIWLDGSRRMAWLEDYAASLEEAADTPVPERLKDGIRFEKVSFAYPGTDRLVLEDVDLHLPAGSVVAIVGENGAGKTTLVKLLARLYLPTKGHILVEGADLARMAVRDWRARLAGAFQDFFRFEFHALHTVGIGDVPRLDERPAVGTAVERAGAEDVVEHLIAGIDTQLGPSWPEGVEVSFGQWQKLALARGFMRDRPLVLALDEPTAALDAETEHALFERYAAVSQDGQSREATPDGRITLLVSHRFSTVRMADLIVVIDGARVVEVGTHEHLMAMGGHYAELYSIQAAAYSA; from the coding sequence GGCCGACGGCGTCCTCGGCGAGGATGGCCGACTCATCGGGCTCGCTGCCGGCGGGCTCGGCTTCTCCGCTGCGGCAACCTGGTTCCTTCGGGTGATCAGCGATCGCACGCAGCGCCGTTTCCGCGATCAGGTGACGATCGCCCTCGAAACCCATGTGGCGCACTTGCAAGCCTCGGTCGCCACTCTCGAACATCACGAACGTCCCAATCTTCTCGATCGTCTCGCCGTGCTGCGCGACCAGGTCTTCGTCCTCGATCACATGTACGCCTCCTTGTTCAGTACGGCCGGTTGGATCCTCCGGCTCGGAGTGACGATCGCCTTGATGGTCCAGATCCATCCGGCCCTGGCGTTGCTTGCACTGTTCGCCCTTCCAACCGTATTCACTTCGGCGTGGCGCCCGGGGGTGGAGCGAATTGCCGAAGAGCAAGGTGCGTCCTACAACCGCCTTGCTCGCCACCTCTTCGACACCCTCACGACGGCCCCGCCCGGGAAAGAAGTGCGGGTAATCGGTGTGGGCGAATCGTTGGCACGGCGACGGCGCGAAGCATGGGAAGACTGGTACGGCCCGGTTTCGCAGGCGCGCTGGGGCAGCGCCCTCTGGCACTCCCTTGCTTGGATGGTCTTCGGCGCAGCGTTCGTTGGATCGGTGGTCTTCGTCTCTTCGGGCCTCGGGGAGACACCAGGCAATGTGTTGCTCGTACTCGCGGCGGGTTCACGACTATCGGCCTACATCGGTGCCACGGTCGGAGAGATCGGTTTCCTCCGCGGAATCTGGCTCGACGGCTCCCGGCGGATGGCTTGGCTCGAGGACTACGCGGCTTCGCTCGAGGAGGCCGCCGACACGCCGGTCCCCGAAAGGCTGAAGGACGGGATCCGTTTCGAGAAGGTCTCCTTCGCCTACCCGGGGACCGACCGACTCGTCCTCGAGGATGTCGATCTGCATCTGCCCGCTGGATCCGTCGTTGCCATCGTCGGCGAAAACGGTGCGGGCAAGACGACACTGGTAAAACTCCTGGCTCGTCTCTATCTCCCGACGAAAGGCCACATCCTGGTCGAGGGTGCTGACCTGGCCCGCATGGCAGTGCGGGACTGGCGAGCGCGCCTTGCTGGAGCCTTCCAGGATTTCTTCCGTTTCGAGTTCCATGCGCTGCATACCGTTGGAATTGGCGACGTCCCCCGCCTCGACGAACGGCCCGCGGTTGGCACTGCGGTGGAGCGAGCTGGAGCAGAGGACGTAGTGGAGCATCTCATCGCGGGCATCGATACCCAGCTGGGGCCGAGCTGGCCGGAGGGCGTCGAAGTCAGCTTCGGGCAGTGGCAGAAGCTCGCCCTCGCCCGCGGTTTCATGCGGGATCGCCCCCTGGTCCTGGCCCTCGACGAGCCGACCGCGGCACTCGACGCCGAGACGGAGCACGCTCTCTTCGAACGCTACGCGGCGGTTTCCCAGGATGGCCAATCCCGTGAGGCCACTCCGGACGGCCGCATCACCCTGCTCGTTTCCCATCGCTTCAGCACCGTGCGCATGGCGGATCTGATCGTGGTGATCGACGGCGCGCGGGTCGTCGAAGTCGGAACCCACGAGCATTTGATGGCGATGGGCGGACACTACGCCGAGCTCTACAGCATCCAGGCTGCGGCCTACAGCGCCTAG